The sequence below is a genomic window from Mycobacterium sp. ITM-2016-00316.
TGCTGAAACGCCAGGACCACTACTTTGTGGACTTCGCCCGCTCGCTGACGCCCGTGGAGTGGACGCAGCCGAGTTTGTGCTCCATGTGGACCGCACATGACGTCCTCGCTCATCTCGTCATCGGATACAGCATCTCGGTGCCTTCGCTCTGCTGGTCGATGGCGCGGCATCGGATGGACTTTGACGAGACCAATACCTCACTAGCGCAACGTCTTGCGCATCGCTGCAGCCCTCAAGAGCTCATCGACGCCTTCGAAACGCTGATCGATCACCGGCGCGGTATCGGACGCCTGTTCCCGCCCGGGCTCCTACTGGGCGACCACGTCTTGCATCATCTCGATATCGCCCTGGCGCTGCGCATGCCGACGGACGTGCCCGAGGAGATAATCGATGCCGTTCTCACCACGGAGGTTGGCCTATCCAACCCCTTCGTGCCGGCGAAGCGGAACGCGGCGGGCTTGACGCTACGCGCAACAGACACTGGTTGGACCACAACGGTGGATGGCGACGCATGCGGCACGGTTGAGGGTGGGGCAGCCCACCTGGCATCGGCGCTGGCGGGACGCCCGCATTCCCTGCCCTTTCTTTCCGGGAACGGAGTTTCCACTCTCGGCTCCAGGATCTCGGGAGGAACCGGCCACGCCCGACCCGACGTGTAACCTGTTCTTTCACTGCACTTTCCAGCTCAGATGACACCACACGTTCTCGGCACGCGTGTCTTGGGCGGCTTATGAACGGTTTACCCGTCGGGTCGGTGTCCGCGCTCGATTCGTCCCAGGATGCTCCTCGACGGCGGCGAGGCCTTGCAGGAAGATCGCCAGGCCGCGTTGGAAGTCGGCGGCCGCCGTCGATTGATCACTGGCCTTCGCCAACTTCGCGATGTGGGGATACTGATCGCGAGCGAGTTCGCCGACCCTTGTGGCACCAGCGGCGTTGGCTTCATCGTGTTCCGGCGTACCCGCGAAGAGCCCGGCGAATTCCGCTTGGGCAGAGCCCGTCACCAGCGCCAGGATCGCACGAAACGCCGCCAAGACGTCATGCTCGCTCAAGTGCGATCGGGATAGCGCGGCGATCATCTGTTCGGCCGGAGCGAAGGCCGACGCGGATACCGAGCGGCGCATCAGAATCAGAGGGATGACGTTCGGGTGCGCGCGCAACACCTCCCACAGAGCCGTTGCAGTTTCCCGAAGGTCGGCCCGCCAGTCGTCGGTGGGCTCCGGCAGCGCCAAGGATTCGACGACCGCACCGACCACGAGATCTTCAAGGCCTTCGCGTCCACTGACATAGTTGTACAAGGTCATCGGACCCGTTTTCAGTTGGGAAGCCACCGCGCGCATGGTCAGTCCGCCCACCCCGTCGCGCTCGACGATGTTCAGGGCACACTGACCGATCTCGTCGACAGTGAAGCGAGCCCGCAACCCGCACCAGCCTTCCGCCGCAATATCTGGGTACTCAATGAGAGGTACAGCGTACGCGTGTCGGGCGGGCGGAACTACTACCGTCGCTTCGCCACGGCCGCGGCCAGGACGGTCTCGGCGATCTGCCGGCCCATCCCTGCACGGTCACGCCGACCGCCGCGCAGCCGCATCGCGAGTTCCCCGGTGAAGACCGTGAGGAGTGCTTCGGCCAGGCCGTGCGGGTCGGCGCACGGGAGTTGCTGCGCAAGTCGCCGCAGCGTATGGCGCAGGTGATCGGTGTCGCGGTTGATCGCTGCGGCGATCTCCGCGGAGGGGTTCGCGTATTCGGCGGCGGCACCCAGGAAGGCGCACCACCGCGCTCCATGCCGTGTGCCCGCGAAGGTGTCCAGCGCATCGAAGACCGCAAGCACCCGCTCCTCGTCGCCGTGGGCGGCGTCGATGGCGTCGTCCCACACCTGCTGCCATCGCTGCTGGCGGCGCTCCAGCGCGGCGGCGACCAGCGCTTCTTTGCTGCGAAAGCCCCGGTACAGGGTGGCCGCCGATACCCCCGCACGCGCGAGCACCGCATCCACCGAGGTGGCTTCGATGCCCGCGGTGAACATCAGGTCATCGACCGCGTCGAGCAATTTGTCCTCCGAGCCCTTGCGCATCGGCATGTCCGACACTCTAAACTCGAAAAAGTGAAACGATCGTTTTCGTTTGGATCCGGGCGGGCAATGTCCGTCGTGGTGCTCGGAACATGCTTCATCGCCGCCACCTACGGCCTGGTGCGACTGGCGTATGGCTTGTTTCTTCCCGACATTCAGCGTGATCTCGACCTGAGCGCGGCGGGGGCGGGTTACATCTCCTCGGGTTCGTCGCTCGTCTATTGCCTGGCCGCCGCGGCCGGCTTCGGCCTCGGCGACCGATCGCCACGCGCCCTGATTGTGGCCGCGGCCGTCACCGCCTGTGGCGGTGCGTGGGCCATGGCCGCCGCCGGTACCGTCACGGTGTTCGGTGTCGCCGCCGTATTCAGTTCGGCCGGTGCGGGTTTCGCCTCCCCAGCGCTGGTGACGATCGTGCACCGCAATGTCGAGTCTCGGCACGCCGACGGTGCGCAGTCGGTGGTCAACGCCGGCACCGGGCCGGGCCTGATCGGTGCCGCGGGTTTGGCAGTGCTGGTCGCCTCCGAATGGAGGGTCGCCTGGACGGTGACCGGATTCGTGACTGCCGGCCTCGCCGCAGCAGTACTGGCCGCCGACCGACGCCCCCGCACCCGACCAACTGCGCCGCCACGGACAGCGGGCACGGTGTCGGGTCGGTGGCTGGCCGACCACCGGCGCGTCATCATCGCGGCAACGCTCATGGGAGCGGGCTCCGGCGCGGTGTGGACCTATGGCCGCAGCCATCTCGTCGACGCAGGAACGATGTCCGAGAGCGGCACGGTGGGCGCCTGGATCACGCTGGGCATCGGTGCCACCGCAGTGATTCTCACCGCCCATCGGATGGCCAAGCTGCCCGCCACCGCGGCCTGGATGCTGACCTGCACGGTGATGACCGTCGCGTTGATACTGCTGGCCTTCGGGCCCCATCTCCCGCTGGTGGCACTGTCGGCCTACCTCATGTTCGGCTGGGGATTCACGGCCGCGACGTCATCGCTGATCGCATGGACGTCGGCCATCGACCCCGCCCATTCTGCGGCGGGCACCGCAATACTGTTCTTGGCGCTGACATTCGGGCAGGCAATCGGCGCGACAGCACTCGGGCTCATCATCACCGGCGCGAACTTCACCACCGCCTTCGTTGCGGCATCGCTGATGTCGGCGATGGCGATCGGCATCGCCGCACGGGACCGAGCGCGGGCGCCTCACGGCCCGACGGGATAGTGGCTGGCGATGGCGATGCGATTCCAGCCGTTCATCTCGACGGCCAGCCAGGCGACGGCGGCGATCTGCTGTGTGGACAACGCCGCCTCGATATCGACACTCGGCGCGGCGGCGGTGTGCTCGTCGGCGATCCGAGTGAGCCGTTCGGCCAGGGTGAGCGCGGCCCGCTCCTGCTCGTCGAAGTACTGCGATTCCCACCAGGCCGGCAGCACCGCGAGTCGGTCGGCGGACTCTCCTGCGGCAACGGCATCGCGCGTATGCATCCGCAGACAGAAGGCGCAGCCGTTGATCTGCGATACCCGCAGCTTGACCAGTTCGACCAACAGCGCGGACAACCCCGCCGCCTCCGTCGCCTCCTTCACCTGGGCGTCGAACGCCGCGAAGGCCTCGTACGGGCCGGAGAACTGCTTACTGATGTTGACCTTCGGGAGCATGGTTTTCCTTTTCTCGGCGGGGCATTCACACATATGACTCGACGGCGCGCCGGTTTGTGACAACATCGGCCGCTGCGCGACATAACCGTCGGTACGCCGCCGTCCAAGATCAGGTCTCTGGGTAAGGTCTTAGGCGTTGACGTCAATACCCATACACAGCGCGACCGGGGTGAACGCCCCAGGTGGAGGACTTGATCGTTCCATGCGCGCGCCGCAGAACCCGCTCCCCTCACCTGGCCCGATCGTAGCCACGGCGGCAGGTGGACGGCGGCTGTCGCTGCTCCTGGTCGAGGATGACCGAGCGGACGCATTGCTGGTCGAGGAACTCATCGCCGACGCGGCCGGTGAGTTCGACTTCGTCTGGTCCCAGACGGTCTCCGAGGCCGCCCACCGCCTCACCGAACAGCGCCCGGACTGCATCCTGCTCGATCTGAACCTGCCCGATTCCACCGGCATGGATGCCGTGCACCGGCTCGGTGGCCTCGACAACACCATCCCGATCATCGTGTTAACCGGATACAACGATGAGCCCTTCGGGGTGTCCGCGGTGTCCTCGGGAGCACAGGATTACCTGGTCAAGGGCCGGGTGGAGCCCGACACCCTGCGCCGCGCCGTGCTGTACGCCATCGAACGCAAGCGCGCCGAGCTCGCCACCGTCGACCTGCATTCCACCCGCATACGGGCGTTGGAGAATGCCCGGCTGGAACGCGGTCTGCTGCCCTCACCGGTGCTGCTGGACGCGCCGGGTGTCCATATCGTCACGCGCTCGCGCCCCAGCCGTCAGGACGCCCTGCTCGGCGGGGACTTCTTCGATGTCGTGCAGACCGACAACCGCACCGTGCACGTCATGATCGGCGATGTTGCCGGGCACGGTCCCGACGAGGCGGCCCTCGGCGTGGCCCTGCGCATCGGATGGCGGGCGCTGACCTTCGCCGGCCTGCGCGGCAACGAACGGATGCGTGAACTCGACCGGATCCTGACCACCGAACGGACGAGCTCCGGCACCTTTGCGACCCTGCTCAGCTTGGCCATCGAACCCGACACCGGCCACTTCACCGCGGTGCGCGCCGGCCACCCCGGCATGCTCCTGCAGGGCGGCGGCACAGTGG
It includes:
- a CDS encoding maleylpyruvate isomerase family mycothiol-dependent enzyme; translation: MSNRDLLKRQDHYFVDFARSLTPVEWTQPSLCSMWTAHDVLAHLVIGYSISVPSLCWSMARHRMDFDETNTSLAQRLAHRCSPQELIDAFETLIDHRRGIGRLFPPGLLLGDHVLHHLDIALALRMPTDVPEEIIDAVLTTEVGLSNPFVPAKRNAAGLTLRATDTGWTTTVDGDACGTVEGGAAHLASALAGRPHSLPFLSGNGVSTLGSRISGGTGHARPDV
- a CDS encoding TetR/AcrR family transcriptional regulator C-terminal domain-containing protein, which encodes MRARFTVDEIGQCALNIVERDGVGGLTMRAVASQLKTGPMTLYNYVSGREGLEDLVVGAVVESLALPEPTDDWRADLRETATALWEVLRAHPNVIPLILMRRSVSASAFAPAEQMIAALSRSHLSEHDVLAAFRAILALVTGSAQAEFAGLFAGTPEHDEANAAGATRVGELARDQYPHIAKLAKASDQSTAAADFQRGLAIFLQGLAAVEEHPGTNRARTPTRRVNRS
- a CDS encoding TetR/AcrR family transcriptional regulator, which produces MPMRKGSEDKLLDAVDDLMFTAGIEATSVDAVLARAGVSAATLYRGFRSKEALVAAALERRQQRWQQVWDDAIDAAHGDEERVLAVFDALDTFAGTRHGARWCAFLGAAAEYANPSAEIAAAINRDTDHLRHTLRRLAQQLPCADPHGLAEALLTVFTGELAMRLRGGRRDRAGMGRQIAETVLAAAVAKRR
- a CDS encoding MFS transporter — its product is MKRSFSFGSGRAMSVVVLGTCFIAATYGLVRLAYGLFLPDIQRDLDLSAAGAGYISSGSSLVYCLAAAAGFGLGDRSPRALIVAAAVTACGGAWAMAAAGTVTVFGVAAVFSSAGAGFASPALVTIVHRNVESRHADGAQSVVNAGTGPGLIGAAGLAVLVASEWRVAWTVTGFVTAGLAAAVLAADRRPRTRPTAPPRTAGTVSGRWLADHRRVIIAATLMGAGSGAVWTYGRSHLVDAGTMSESGTVGAWITLGIGATAVILTAHRMAKLPATAAWMLTCTVMTVALILLAFGPHLPLVALSAYLMFGWGFTAATSSLIAWTSAIDPAHSAAGTAILFLALTFGQAIGATALGLIITGANFTTAFVAASLMSAMAIGIAARDRARAPHGPTG
- a CDS encoding carboxymuconolactone decarboxylase family protein, which translates into the protein MLPKVNISKQFSGPYEAFAAFDAQVKEATEAAGLSALLVELVKLRVSQINGCAFCLRMHTRDAVAAGESADRLAVLPAWWESQYFDEQERAALTLAERLTRIADEHTAAAPSVDIEAALSTQQIAAVAWLAVEMNGWNRIAIASHYPVGP
- a CDS encoding PP2C family protein-serine/threonine phosphatase, which codes for MRAPQNPLPSPGPIVATAAGGRRLSLLLVEDDRADALLVEELIADAAGEFDFVWSQTVSEAAHRLTEQRPDCILLDLNLPDSTGMDAVHRLGGLDNTIPIIVLTGYNDEPFGVSAVSSGAQDYLVKGRVEPDTLRRAVLYAIERKRAELATVDLHSTRIRALENARLERGLLPSPVLLDAPGVHIVTRSRPSRQDALLGGDFFDVVQTDNRTVHVMIGDVAGHGPDEAALGVALRIGWRALTFAGLRGNERMRELDRILTTERTSSGTFATLLSLAIEPDTGHFTAVRAGHPGMLLQGGGTVGWLEPRPGAALGLGAREWPVEHYELPPEHGLLLLTDGLFEGHSGRGDERLGEEGLLTMARSLARLPGADFVEALIEAAESRAQLHGGLTDDIAVIRVERSWP